The proteins below are encoded in one region of Penicillium psychrofluorescens genome assembly, chromosome: 4:
- a CDS encoding uncharacterized protein (ID:PFLUO_006100-T1.cds;~source:funannotate) yields MENSLLSQKSSDSGLHISLHPLVLLTVSDHITRHAARQQQGPVVGALLGQQNGREITLEHAFECPTTNGPNGEVLLPETWFEERVKQFKDVHKVPPLDLVGWWSTAPSTGPDASHLPLHRQLLQDYNESAVFLAFHPSQLQPETHTAKLPLTVYESVYEGENPTDAAKEMQVDGEEPQPNIRFRELPHAVETAEAEMIGIDTIAKSSGTAANDIPAQEASALKQQKPDTGPKQGAEKKSVRPELSQEEEELISSLNTRLNAIRTLESRISLIKSYVSSVSSAETPSTDTRNNKEGTQSTQLSHPILRNINSLLSHLSILSPQEQGPLSVDFLSQSNDVLLVSLLGQLGENVKAMRELGRKSAVVQSARQSSSGRKNPGLMQSRFEEELFAQGMGGPGAAAAGMYS; encoded by the exons ATGGAGAACTCACTGCTCTCTCAAAAGTCGTCTGACTCGGGCCTTCATATCTCACTTCACCccctcgtcctcctcaccgtCTCCGACCACATCACCCGTCACGCCGCTCGCCAGCAACAAGGCCCCGTCGTGGGTGCTCTGCTCGGCCAGCAGAATGGGCGCGAGATAACATTGGAGCATGCATTCGAGTGCCCGACGACAAACGGTCCCAATGGCGAGGTTCTTCTGCCAGAGACGTGGTTCGAAGAGCGAGTGAAGCAGT TCAAGGATGTGCATAAAGTCCCGCCTCTCGATCTAGTGGGCTGGTGGTCAACCGCTCCATCAACCGGACCTGATGCCTCACATCTTCCGCTCCACCGACAGCTTCTCCAGGACTACAACGAGTCCGCCGTGTTCCTAGCCTTCCACCCCTCCCAGCTGCAACCAGAGACACACACTGCCAAGCTGCCCTTGACCGTATACGAGAGCGTGTACGAGGGCGAGAATCCCACCGACGCAGCGAAGGAGATGCaggtggatggggaggagCCCCAGCCGAACATCCGTTTCCGCGAGTTGCCACATGCTGTCGAGACGGCGGAGGCTGAAATGATCGGGATTGACACCATTGCTAAATCGTCGGGCACTGCTGCGAATGATATTCCGGCTCAGGAGGCTTCCGCGTTGAAACAACAGAAACCGGATACAGGTCCGAAGCAAGgagccgagaagaagagcgtgCGGCCTGAGCTCtcgcaggaagaggaagagt TAATCTCAAGCCTCAACACCCGTCTCAACGCAATCCGCACTCTCGAGTCTCGCATCTCACTCATCAAATCCTACGTCTCCAGCGTCTCCTCAGCAGAGACTCCGAGCACAGACACCCGCAATAACAAAGAAGGAACACAATCCACACAGCTCTCCCACCCAATCCTCCGCAACATCAactccctcctctcccatctctccatcctcTCTCCACAGGAACAGGGCCCCCTCTCCGTCGACTTCCTCTCACAGAGCAACGACGTCCTCCTGGTTTCACTTctgggccagctcggcgagaaCGTCAAGGCCATGCGCGAGCTGGGCCGCAAGTCGGCTGTTGTACAGAGTGCACGCCAGTCTAGTTCTGGGCGCAAGAATCCTGGTCTCATGCAGAGTCGCTTTGAGGAGGAGCTCTTTGCACAGGGCATGGGTGGGCctggggctgctgctgctgggatgTATTCCTAG
- a CDS encoding uncharacterized protein (ID:PFLUO_006101-T1.cds;~source:funannotate): MPYLKLRDGSDLFYKEWGNPNGDTVTFSHGWPLSSDSFENQMAFLADQGYRVIAHDRRGHGRSAQTWHGNNMDSFVDDLQELFEHLNVHNAMMVGHSQGGGEVARFLGKYGTSRVKKAVLVSGIPPLVVKTEANKDGTDKSVFDSFREATRKDRAQFLLDVASGPFFGFNRPGAQKSEGQIRHWWQQGMNTSFKATYDCIEDFSETDFTEDLKRINIPVLVLHGDDDQVIPFKAAGAKSVKLLPQGKLKVYPGGCHGIHNLNADEVNKDLLDFLRS; this comes from the coding sequence ATGCCGTATTTGAAGCTTCGAGATGGATCCGATCTCTTCTACAAGGAGTGGGGCAACCCGAACGGGGATACCGTGACCTTCTCCCATGGTTGGCCTTTGAGTAGTGACAGCTTCGAGAATCAAATGGCCTTCCTGGCCGATCAAGGTTATCGTGTGATTGCACACGATCGACGCGGCCACGGTCGCTCTGCTCAGACTTGGCATGGCAATAACATGGACTCCTTTGTCGACGATCTCCAGGAGCTTTTCGAGCATCTGAACGTGCACAACGCGATGATGGTGGGACACTCGCAGGGGGGCGGCGAAGTCGCCCGCTTCCTTGGCAAATATGGCACGAGCCGCGTCAAGAAGGCCGTTCTCGTTTCCGGCATCCCACCTCTGGTGGTCAAGACCGAAGCCAACAAAGACGGCACCGATAAGTCTGTATTCGACTCGTTCAGAGAGGCCACGCGTAAGGATCGCGCTCAATTCCTCCTCGACGTCGCTAGTGGGCCGTTCTTTGGCTTCAATCGGCCCGGGGCTCAGAAAAGCGAGGGCCAAATCCGCCATTGGTGGCAGCAGGGGATGAATACCAGCTTCAAGGCGACCTACGACTGCATCGAGGACTTCTCGGAGACCGATTTTACCGAGGATCTTAAGCGCATTAACATTCCTGTCCTCGTTCTGCATGGAGACGATGACCAGGTGATTCCCTTCAAAGCCGCTGGGGCCAAGTCAGTAAAGCTCTTGCCTCAGGGAAAGCTCAAGGTTTACCCGGGAGGCTGTCACGGAATCCATAACCTCAACGCCGACGAAGTCAACAAAGACCTGCTCGACTTTCTGCGTTCCTAA
- a CDS encoding uncharacterized protein (ID:PFLUO_006102-T1.cds;~source:funannotate), protein MGTWTVCNATLENANIQEAPLWDGGITFHRLSELVGAVFALLACAISFFLIMGHATHYSKPEEQRHIIRILFMVPVYSLVAWLSIYFYHYAVYFEVLGDCYEAFCISAFFALLCHYIAPDLHSQKDYFRGVQPKPWLLPVNWLGACCGGQRGIWRNARNGLTWFNIVWIGVFQYCVMRVLMTIVAVASEAGDRYCQDSLSPAFAHVWVVTFESISVSIAMYCLIQFYHQVSKDIREHRPFLKILSIKLVIFLSFWQLIVIDLLVSAGAIKGTKKIQLPDLKYALPELLINIEMALFAVLHIWAFSFRPYTTSPAEEVSDYYGNGKVSYEGGKFGVKALIDAMNPFDLIAAIGRGFRWLFVGRKNRKLDPSYRRPHETIGLQRTDEPTELGTAYEGAGMSGGRTGRYGSSPDEEGEILLSHAQSNPEGDHLGASSYPYELDNGVQNYPAHYYGQGAAPPYNESEHYNPAYPALVSVATNPYPNDGPLREQVPMPIPDPDSRGL, encoded by the exons ATGGGGACCTGGACGGTGTGCAATGCCACCTTGGAGAATGCGAACA TCCAGGAAGCGCCTCTGTGGGATGGCGGCATCACCTTCCACCGTCTCAGCGAGCTCGTCGGCGCGGTGttcgccctcctcgcctgcGCCATATCGTTCTTCCTGATCATGGGCCATGCAACCCACTACAGCAAGCCGGAGGAACAGCGACA catcatccgcatcttgTTCATGGTCCCCGTCTACTCCCTCGTCGCGTGGCTCAGCATCTACTTCTACCACTACGCCGTCTATTTCGAGGTCCTCGGCGACTGCTACGAAGCCTTCTGTAtctccgccttcttcgccctcctGTGCCACTACATCGCCCCCGACCTACACAGCCAGAAGGATTATTTCCGTGGGGTGCAGCCAAAGCCATGGCTTCTCCCCGTGAATTGGCTCGGCGCCTGCTGTGGTGGACAGCGTGGGATCTGGAGGAATGCCCGGAACGGGCTGACTTGGTTCAAT ATTGTCTGGATCGGCGTCTTCCAATATTGTGTTATGCGCGTCTTGATGACCATTGTTGCGGTTGCCAGCGAAGCGGGTGACCGCTACTGCCAGGACTCGCTCAGCCCGGCCTTTGCGCACGTTTGG GTCGTGACCTTTGAGTCCATCTCTGTCTCAATTGCGATGTACTGCCTGATCCAATTCTACCACCAAGTTAGCAAGGATATCAGGGAGCACCGGCCCTTCCTCAAAATTCTCTCCATCAAGCTGGTcattttcctttccttctggcAGTTG ATCGTTATCGACCTGCTCGTCTCGGCCGGCGCTATCAAGGGGACGAAAAAGATCCAGCTCCCAGACCTCAAATATGCATTGCCCGAGCTACTGATCAACATCGAGATGGCGCTTTTCGCCGTGCTGCACATCTgggccttctccttccgGCCATACACCACCAGTCCGGCCGAGGAAGTGAGCGATTACTACGGCAACGGCAAAGTGTCATACGAGGGTGGCAAGTTCGGCGTCAAAGCGCTAATAGATGCAATGAACCCATTCGACCTCATCGCAGCCATCGGCCGCGGATTCCGTTGGCTCTTCGTCGGCCGCAAGAACCGCAAGCTGGACCCCAGTTACCGCCGGCCCCACGAGACCATCGGACTCCAGCGCACCGACGAACCGACAGAGCTCGGCACTGCCTATGAGGGCGCCGGCATGTCTGGCGGCCGCACCGGCCGCTACGGGTCCTCGCCAgacgaggaaggcgagaTCCTTCTTTCTCACGCGCAGTCCAATCCCGAAGGCGACCACTTGGGTGCTTCCTCGTACCCCTACGAACTTGACAACGGAGTCCAAAATTATCCTGCCCACTACTACGGCCAGGGCGCTGCGCCGCCTTACAACGAATCCGAGCACTACAACCCGGCATATCCAGCCCTCGTCAGCGTGGCGACGAACCCGTACCCGAATGACGGGCCCTTACGCGAACAAGTCCCCATGCCTATTCCAGATCCCGACTCTAGAGGACTTTAA